The following are encoded in a window of Ascaphus truei isolate aAscTru1 unplaced genomic scaffold, aAscTru1.hap1 HAP1_SCAFFOLD_532, whole genome shotgun sequence genomic DNA:
- the LOC142485089 gene encoding uncharacterized protein LOC142485089 has product MRRAAEQRAHVTWKRRSDREGANLRARGGKTLRAGCEPGTQCSEDFGDLKKKGKANSKRDYLRKAYISNQKLTLSMSLSKEMCIFFLMESVYLKTAFSGGRTTNVHDINRQRATLGEFATLYPFLRAHDQKFYEYMRMSIKTFDYILKHIEEAITPLQTNFCKVIRAEERLMITLRFLSTGASFRTLSFSFKMGKSTVASIVHATCTAIYHALQPDHMPFPTVDLLEKVSKEFELKWNFPNCVGCVDGKHIRIKHPTNSGSMFYNYKHFHSVVLQAVADAKCCFLAIDVGAYGKQSDGGVFRASLSGCAHHKRDGTAVLRWERLERHPQPRGHVLKVDWSGVPDRGRRGTVGRKAVCQVRGWREGRCSSEEHAEGGVTPKPSQSSLYKLIEQNKLVLPDAKALPSSSRDKLPHVLQADEAYPLLKYLMKPYCRKGLTKEGEIFNYRLSRARRCVECAFGIMSAKWRILLKAIETLVPNAKSIVKCVSILHNVVIDLEGANEGVMNDSTAVLPTSFRRNKANSAPGKIAKCIRDTFRDYFNAEGAVPWQNDM; this is encoded by the exons ATGCGCCGTGCTGCGGAACAACGTGCTCACGTGACATGGAAGCGCCGAAGTGACCGTGAAGGCGCCAACCTCAGGGCTCGAGGAGGGAAAACATTGAGG GCAGGGTGCGAGCCTGGCACACAGTGCAGTGAAGATTTTGGAGATTTGAAGAAAAAAGGGAAAGCAAACAGCAAAAGAGATTATCTGAGGAAAGCATATATCTCAAACCAAAAATTGACATTAAGCATGTCTTTGTCAAAGGAGATGTGTATTTTTTTCCTAATGGAGAGTGTCTATTTGAAAACGGCTTTTTCGGGTGGCAGAACAACAAACGTACATGACATTAATCGGCAGCGTGCGACACTTGGTGAATTTGCCACATTATACCCATTTCTACGTGCACACGATCAAAAATTCTACGAATATATGAGAATGTCAATAAAAACTTTCGACTACATCTTGAAACATATTGAGGAAGCTATAACTCCATTACAGACAAATTTCTGCAAAGTTATTCGTGCCGAAGAAAGATTGATGATCACTTTGCG ATTTCTGTCGACTGGGGCATCGTTCCGTACCTTGTCGTTTTCATTCAAGATGGGGAAAAGCACCGTTGCATCAATTGTACATGCCACATGTACCGCAATATATCATGCATTGCAGCCAGACCATATGCCATTTCCAACTGTTGATTTGCTTGAAAAGGTTTCTAAAGAATTTGAGTTGAAATGGAATTTTCCAAATTGTGTGGGCTGTGTAGATGGAAAACATATAAGAATCAAACACCCTACAAATTCTGGTTCAATGTTTTATAACTACAAACATTTTCACTCCGTTGTATTACAAGCAGTTGCTGATGCAAAATGTTGTTTTCTAGCCATTGATGTGGGCGCGTATGGCAAACAAAGTGATGGTGGAGTATTTAGAGCATCattgtcaggatgtgctcaccacaaacgagacgggaccgcggtgctgaggtgggaaaggttagaacgccacccacagccacgtgggcacgtcttgaaagtagattggtctggggttccggatcggggtaggagaggtacggttggtaggaaggccgtttgccaagtccggggttggagagagggacgttgtagt agtgaggagcacgccgagggcggcgtgactcccaaaccCTCACAATCATCACTATATAAGTTaatagaacaaaataaattggtGCTTCCTGACGCGAAAGCTTTGCCATCTAGTTCCAGAGATAAATTACCACATGTCCTACAAGCAGATGAGGCCTACCCATTGCTGAAATACTTAATGAAGCCTTATTGTAGGAAAGGATTAACAAAAGAGGGTGAAATCTTTAATTACAGACTGTCGAGGGCCAGGCGGTGTGTAGAGTGCGCATTTGGTATAATGTCAGCAAAATGGCGCATACTATTGAAAGCGATAGAAACTTTGGTGCCAAATGCAAAAAGTATAGTGAAATGTGTATCTATACTACATAATGTGGTAATCGATTTGGAAGGAGCAAATGAGGGTGTAATGAATGATAGTACAGCAGTACTTCCTACTTCATTCCGCAGAAATAAAGCTAACAGTGCACCAGGCAAAATTGCTAAATGCATTCGAGATACATTCAGAGATTATTTCAATGCGGAGGGAGCTGTACCATGGCAAAATGATATGTGA